GTACTGCCGCTCGCGAGAACGCTGAATTGTAAAGACATGTTCTCCTCACTCCACTATTTTTTTCTCTTCGTTGTTCAGCTGAATAATTTTCCCTTGAAAGGCATCCACAAATAAATTCTCCTCGCCATTAATGACAAATCGCCAGGCAGGCGTCAATAATTGTGAAGAACTCAAATGCACGAAGGTAAAATACCCCAGCTCTACATTTGTAATTTTTGACTTAGGCAGAAGCGAGCCATTCTTGTAAAGGGTCTCAACAGCCTTAATCGGCTGAATGACTTTTTCACTTTCTTCCTTCGACTCAATCTTTTCCAGGAGCGTCTGCTTGTAAGAGACAATTTCATTTTCATCATTCAAATAAAATGTGAGCTCGCCATTTAAGTTCATATAAAACATCTTGTCTTCGAATTCCTGATAATACGTGATTTTATTACTGTCACGAGGCTTGTCCCAAAAGCGGTACTGATCCCCGAATAACACCCTGTTTTTGATAAAAGCGGATAATTCGGACGGACTGAATTTATCACTGATCTTGATCGGTTCATCCAGAACTGAATTCAAGGTGGTTCCTTCTGAAATCGTTATCTCCTGGCCTTCAAGCTTCGTTTCTTTCAGATCCTCAAGATTTTCAATATCGAATACCACCGGCTTAGCCCTCAAATAACGGTCTTTCGGTTTGCTTTTCGGAAGGGGTGACTCAAATGTGATCTCGGCACTCTTAAGCTGTTTTTCCAGGGATGCCTGGGCGATCGGTTCAAATTCACTGGCTTCCTTTATTTTGAAAAACTCGTACATCAGGTAAATATCCAGTACCAGGAAGGTTAAAATAAAGATTGTTTTGATCTTACTCCAATCCATTATTCATCCCCCCTGTCTCATCAAGCGAAATGCTTTTCCATGTTCCTTCATAACGGTAAAACCAGGAAGGCTCCAGA
The window above is part of the Cytobacillus sp. FSL H8-0458 genome. Proteins encoded here:
- a CDS encoding two-component system regulatory protein YycI, with the protein product MDWSKIKTIFILTFLVLDIYLMYEFFKIKEASEFEPIAQASLEKQLKSAEITFESPLPKSKPKDRYLRAKPVVFDIENLEDLKETKLEGQEITISEGTTLNSVLDEPIKISDKFSPSELSAFIKNRVLFGDQYRFWDKPRDSNKITYYQEFEDKMFYMNLNGELTFYLNDENEIVSYKQTLLEKIESKEESEKVIQPIKAVETLYKNGSLLPKSKITNVELGYFTFVHLSSSQLLTPAWRFVINGEENLFVDAFQGKIIQLNNEEKKIVE